Part of the Clostridium cylindrosporum DSM 605 genome is shown below.
AGGAAAAATATTTCTAACACATGGAGATGTTGATGCAATAGATAATCTTTCACGTGAAATTAAACAAGTGACATCTGCAGATATTGTTAAGCCTAGTATCTTTGAGGAATATAAGCTGTAAAAAAGGTTGAAAAATTCGAAAAAGTGATTTTACTCACGAATTAAACTTAAATTAAACGACAATTTTTATCAAGGGAAATGATTAAAGGGTATAGAATAGTATATCATGAGGTGATATATTATGGAAAAAAATATTTACTCTTTTAAGGAAGCTTGTAATAAAACAGGGTATAAAGCGTCAGCTATAAGATATTATGAAAAGGAGTTTTATCTTAATATTCCAAGGGATAATAACTCAAGAAGGGTTTTTACTAAAAAGGAATTGGATACACTTTTTTTCATAAAAGACCTTCAGGAAAAGGGATATTCTAATACTCAAATAAAAAAATTGATGGAAAATGAAGAGGTTAGGGAAGAGATTGCAGCTACTACAGGTTCACTTGAAGTTGATTTCGTAAAGGGACTTGAGGAAAAACTTCAAGAAATAAATAAGTCCCTTTGCGAATTAAGTGAAAATGTAAGTTCTAAGGAAAGAGACTTAATTATAAGTGAAAATATGAAGCTTAAGATGGAGAATAAGCAAAAAGCTTATGAAATAATTCAACTTAAAGAGAAGTTAAAATATGAATCTAATAAGAAACAAGGTTTTTTTTCAAGGATATTTGGAAAAAAGTAATAAGTGCTTCAACTTAAAGGATATGTAAAGTATAATATAAATATATAATAATAAAAAACTAGGGGTAGAAATGTTAGAATTTAGTACATTAAAGTTTAAAGACATTCAATCAGTAAAAAATATAATGTTTGATAAAAAGGCATGTTTAAGTCCTTTTTACAGTCAAAATAAAAAAAGTATAACTTACTTTACAATAATTAAGGGGGTTTATATTGCTACAAAGGATGATAGGGAGGTTGGAGTCCTTATAATAGATAGCAATCTAAGAGAATTTTACTTTTATCCAGTGTATCCAGTGTCAGAGGCTATAGGTTTTTTAGAATTCATTAATTCTTTAGATGAAAGGTTTGAACTTAGTGGATATACATTTAGCTTTAATTGCAAGAATATTGAGTACCTTAAAGAATCTGAAGATGAGTATGACACTATAAGTAGTATAAAGTTTATGTTTTGCAATCTTAAAGAATTTGCAATAGAACTTAAGGATAAAACTATAGACAATAAGGGGTTATCTATCAGAAAATATACTGTCAAAAAGGATGAGGAGATTCGTGTAGGACTGCAAAATCAAATATTCAGCAATGTAAAGGGAAGAACAGAATTAACTCTTAAAGATGTCATTATGGAGGAATATAGCCCAAAGTTTATAGATGACTTATGCTTTATATTAGAGGAAAAAGGTGAGCCTATAGGATATGGTCAAATAATAAACTTAAATGATGTATATTATCTTGTTAATTTTGGAATTATACCTAGTGCCCGTAAAAAGGGATATGCGAGAAACTTTTTAACATATATAATGCTTATGGGGTATAAAAAAGGAATAGAAAATCTGGAGCTTACAGTGGACAATCATAATTATCCAGCTATTAACTTATATAGGTCCCAAGGGTTTATAGAAATAAAAAATACTGTAAAAATAAAGCTTTAAAGTATTATACTTTAAAGCTTTATTTTTATATATTCTTTTAATCCATTTTCCAGTATAGTCATAGCTTTTTTTAAATTTTCACAGTTTATGCAATAAGATATTCTAACTTCATCTTTTCCAAGACCATCAGTTGCATAAAATCCTGCAGCAGGAGCTAGCATTACTGTTTCTCCATTAATAGAGTAGTCTGTAAGAAGCCATTTGATAAAGTCTTCTGAATCATTAATAGGAAGCTTAGCTATAACATAAAAAGCACCTGTTGGTTTTTCACATATAACTCCTTCCATATTTGAAAGAGCAGAGTAAACTAAATTTCTTCTGCATTCATATTCATTTCTTACCTCTGTAAAATAGGAATCCTCTACATTAATAAGCTTTGCTACAGCTATCTGTTCTATAGTTGGTACACAAAGTCTTGATTGACATAGTTTAAGAATGTTTTCAATGATATCACGGTTTTTGCTAGCAACAAGTCCAACCCTTGCTCCACATGCACTATAACGTTTAGATATGCTATCTATTAGAATAATTCTATCCTCATAACCTTTCATATGCATGAAGCTTGTAAATTCTAGTCCATCATATACAAATTCTCTATATACCTCATCCGCAATAATAAAAAGGTCATAATCATTAGCGATTTTGCATAAAAGCTTAACCTCATCTACAGTATAAACCACTCCAGTAGGATTACCAGGGTTGGATATTACAATAGCACGAGTTTTTGAATTAATTGAAGAACATATGATGTCTTCATCTGGAAGTCTAAATCCATTTTCAGCTTTCGTTATAAATGAAGAAACATCTACACCTGCTGATTCTGCAAAACCATTATAATTAGTATAGAATGGTTCAGGCATAAGTACGTTATCCCCATAATCAGCTACTGCCATAATAGCAAATAAAATAGCTTCACTTCCCCCATTAGTGACAAGTATATCCTCATTATTAAATTCTATATTCCACTTTTTATAATACTCAACGAAACTGTCTAAAGTTTCTTTAACACCTTGAGACTCAGAATATTTTAATACACTTTCATCATACTCCTTAAAAGCGTCTAGAAACACTCTAGGAGTTTTTACATCAGGTTGTCCTATATTCAAATGATGAACCTTAATTCCTCTTGACTCTGCATCAATTGCTAAGGGAGCTAACTTTCTAATAGGTGATGCTTGCATGTTGAGTATTCTAGATGATACCTTTGGCATAAAATCCCCCCGTAATTATTTTGAATAGACAATATTGTAACACTTTGTCTATATAAAAACAAATTATTTGAACTTCTTAAAAATATTATGATGTATATTACCGTAGAAGCCATGTCCCTTAAAATAAACATGATCTAGACCTATATTAAAGTATTGTCTGTCTGATATATCAGATCTAAGACTTCCTTTCCTACTATTGTCATCAGTTGTATTTTTAGCATCATACATTTATTATCACCTCCTATGTTACCCATAGTATTAGCAATAATAAATAATAAAATTCCTAGCTAAAGTATTATTAAAATCTACGATAAATAATTTTAGTTTTCCTACATACATTATTCCATAAATATGTATAAACTTTAAGTACCACATGGAAAGTATTTTTTCATAAAAGTGGCATTAGAATTTATTCATAAATAAAATTTAACACTAAAAAGAACCTATTTTCAAGAAAAAAGTAATAATAATTTAGAAATTTAAAAAAGCATAAGGAGAATTAGAAAATTAGTATCAGATGTTCATTAGAAAGTAATATTTTAATAGGTAATAACATAAGTGATAATATGTGTATATTGAAACTACATAATTTGTTAATTGAAACATTTTATAATAAAAGTTTAACACTATAGTAAAATGGTAATAATATCAATAAAATTAATAATTTAAGATTAAAAATATAAAAAACTTAGGAAGTGATAGATAATGGTAATGCAATCACTTGTTTATATGCTAGTTAAGAAAATTGAATCAGGTGAAATAAATCCAGTTACTGGACAAAGTTTTAGTATAGAAGACATTATGGTAAAGGAATATAGGGATGAAGTAAGTAAGATTCTTAGATAAAGGTTTAATTAAAATATATTTATAATATTTTAATTACCCTTTTTCTTAGTTTTTAAGGAATTTGTGAAAAAATTATTAAAAACTAATTGAAAATAATTCCGAATTAGGATAAAATGATTATAGAACTTAATAGTTAATAGATAATATTTATTAAATGATATTTATTTTGAAAGGTTAGGGAGGAATATTATGGCTAAGATTATAGTTGTAGGTGCAAACCATGCGGGAACAGCGGCAATTAATACAATTCTTGATAACTATAAGGGGAACGAGGTTGTTGTATTTGATAGAAACTCTAATATAAGTTTTTTAGGTTGCGGAATGGCGCTATGGATAGGTGAACAAATCCCAGGTCCTTCAGGTCTTTTCTATTCTTCAAAGGAAAAACTTGAAGAAAAAGGTGCCAAAATTTTCATGGAAACTGAAGTTGAAAATATAGACTTTGATAATAAAACTGTATATGCAATGAAGAAAGACGGAACAAAAATCGAAGAAAGTTATGATAAGTTAATACTTGCAACAGGTTCATTACCTATTCGTCCCAATATACCTGGAACGGAACTAGAAAATGTACAATTTGTAAAGCTTTATCAAGATGCAGAGGCTTGTGTTACAAAGCTTAAAGATGATGAAATTAAAAACGTAGCAGTAGTAGGTGCTGGATACATTGGTGTTGAACTTGCAGAAGCCTTTGAAAGAAA
Proteins encoded:
- a CDS encoding MerR family transcriptional regulator, with amino-acid sequence MEKNIYSFKEACNKTGYKASAIRYYEKEFYLNIPRDNNSRRVFTKKELDTLFFIKDLQEKGYSNTQIKKLMENEEVREEIAATTGSLEVDFVKGLEEKLQEINKSLCELSENVSSKERDLIISENMKLKMENKQKAYEIIQLKEKLKYESNKKQGFFSRIFGKK
- a CDS encoding pyridoxal phosphate-dependent aminotransferase; the protein is MPKVSSRILNMQASPIRKLAPLAIDAESRGIKVHHLNIGQPDVKTPRVFLDAFKEYDESVLKYSESQGVKETLDSFVEYYKKWNIEFNNEDILVTNGGSEAILFAIMAVADYGDNVLMPEPFYTNYNGFAESAGVDVSSFITKAENGFRLPDEDIICSSINSKTRAIVISNPGNPTGVVYTVDEVKLLCKIANDYDLFIIADEVYREFVYDGLEFTSFMHMKGYEDRIILIDSISKRYSACGARVGLVASKNRDIIENILKLCQSRLCVPTIEQIAVAKLINVEDSYFTEVRNEYECRRNLVYSALSNMEGVICEKPTGAFYVIAKLPINDSEDFIKWLLTDYSINGETVMLAPAAGFYATDGLGKDEVRISYCINCENLKKAMTILENGLKEYIKIKL
- a CDS encoding GNAT family N-acetyltransferase → MLEFSTLKFKDIQSVKNIMFDKKACLSPFYSQNKKSITYFTIIKGVYIATKDDREVGVLIIDSNLREFYFYPVYPVSEAIGFLEFINSLDERFELSGYTFSFNCKNIEYLKESEDEYDTISSIKFMFCNLKEFAIELKDKTIDNKGLSIRKYTVKKDEEIRVGLQNQIFSNVKGRTELTLKDVIMEEYSPKFIDDLCFILEEKGEPIGYGQIINLNDVYYLVNFGIIPSARKKGYARNFLTYIMLMGYKKGIENLELTVDNHNYPAINLYRSQGFIEIKNTVKIKL